A window of Mycolicibacterium fluoranthenivorans contains these coding sequences:
- the groES gene encoding co-chaperone GroES: protein MVAVNIKPLEDKILVQANEAETTTASGLVIPDTAKEKPQEGTVVAVGPGRWDEDGEKRIPLDVAEGDTVIYSKYGGTEIKYGGEEYLILSARDVLAVVNK from the coding sequence ATCGTGGCAGTCAACATCAAGCCACTCGAGGACAAGATCCTCGTTCAGGCCAACGAGGCCGAGACCACGACCGCTTCGGGCCTGGTCATCCCCGACACCGCCAAGGAAAAGCCGCAGGAAGGCACCGTCGTCGCAGTTGGCCCCGGCCGCTGGGATGAGGATGGCGAGAAGCGGATCCCCCTGGACGTTGCCGAAGGCGACACCGTCATCTACAGCAAGTACGGCGGCACCGAGATCAAGTACGGCGGCGAGGAGTACCTGATCCTCTCGGCCCGCGACGTGCTGGCCGTCGTCAACAAGTAA
- the groL gene encoding chaperonin GroEL (60 kDa chaperone family; promotes refolding of misfolded polypeptides especially under stressful conditions; forms two stacked rings of heptamers to form a barrel-shaped 14mer; ends can be capped by GroES; misfolded proteins enter the barrel where they are refolded when GroES binds), with product MSKQIEFNETARRALEAGVDKLADAVRVTLGPRGRHVVLAKAFGGPVVTNDGVTIAREIDLEDPFENLGAQLVKSVATKTNDVAGDGTTTATVLAQAIVKAGLRNVAAGANPIALGAGIAKAADAVSEALLAAATPVSDKKSIVQVATVSSRDEEVGELVGEAITKVGHDGVVTVEESSTLNTELEVTEGVGFDKGFVSAYFVTDFDSQEAVLEDALVLLHRDKISSLPDLLPLLEKVAQAGKPLLIVAEDVEGEALSTLVVNAIRKTLKAVAVKAPFFGDRRKAFLDDLAVVTGGQVVNPDVGLLLREAGLDVLGTARRVVVTKDSTVIVDGGGTKDAIAARVAQLRSEIENTDSDWDREKLQERLAKLSGGVAVIKVGAATETDLKKRKEAVEDAVSAAKAAVEEGIVTGGGAALVQAGAALDALRSSLSGDELLGVEVFAKALSAPLFWIATNAGLDGAVVVGKVAELPNGQGFNAATLTYGDLFADGIVDPVKVTRSAVLNAASVGRMILTTETAIVEKPAEEEDHGHGHHGHAH from the coding sequence ATGAGCAAGCAGATTGAATTCAATGAAACTGCGCGTCGGGCCCTGGAAGCCGGTGTCGACAAGCTCGCCGACGCTGTCCGGGTGACCCTCGGGCCTCGTGGCCGCCACGTGGTGCTGGCCAAGGCGTTCGGCGGACCCGTCGTGACCAACGATGGTGTCACCATCGCCCGCGAGATCGACCTGGAAGACCCGTTCGAGAACCTCGGGGCACAGCTGGTCAAGTCGGTGGCCACCAAGACCAACGACGTCGCCGGCGACGGCACCACCACCGCCACCGTGTTGGCCCAGGCCATCGTGAAGGCCGGGCTGCGCAATGTGGCAGCCGGTGCCAACCCGATCGCCCTGGGCGCGGGTATCGCCAAGGCCGCCGATGCCGTATCGGAGGCCCTGCTGGCCGCCGCCACGCCGGTGTCGGACAAGAAGTCCATCGTCCAGGTCGCCACCGTGTCCTCGCGTGACGAGGAAGTCGGCGAGCTGGTCGGCGAGGCCATCACCAAGGTCGGTCACGACGGTGTCGTGACGGTCGAAGAGTCCTCCACGCTGAACACCGAGCTCGAGGTCACCGAGGGTGTCGGCTTCGACAAGGGCTTCGTCTCGGCGTACTTCGTCACCGACTTCGACTCCCAGGAAGCGGTGCTCGAGGACGCGCTGGTGCTGCTGCACCGTGACAAGATCAGCTCGCTGCCCGACCTGCTGCCGCTGCTGGAGAAGGTGGCTCAGGCCGGTAAGCCGCTGTTGATCGTCGCAGAGGACGTCGAGGGCGAGGCCCTGTCGACCCTGGTCGTCAACGCCATCCGCAAGACCCTCAAGGCCGTCGCGGTCAAGGCGCCGTTCTTCGGTGACCGCCGCAAGGCGTTCCTCGACGATCTCGCCGTCGTCACCGGCGGGCAGGTCGTGAACCCCGACGTGGGCCTGCTGCTGCGCGAGGCCGGCCTCGACGTGCTGGGAACGGCGCGGCGTGTGGTGGTCACCAAGGACAGCACCGTGATCGTCGACGGTGGCGGCACCAAGGACGCCATCGCGGCCCGGGTTGCGCAGCTGCGCAGCGAGATCGAGAACACCGACTCGGACTGGGACCGCGAAAAGCTGCAGGAGCGTCTGGCCAAGCTGTCCGGCGGCGTCGCTGTCATCAAGGTCGGCGCGGCCACCGAGACCGACCTGAAGAAGCGCAAGGAAGCCGTCGAAGACGCCGTCTCCGCGGCCAAGGCGGCGGTCGAGGAGGGCATCGTCACCGGTGGTGGCGCTGCGCTGGTGCAGGCCGGCGCCGCGCTGGACGCCCTGCGCAGCTCGCTGAGCGGCGACGAGCTGCTCGGTGTCGAGGTGTTCGCCAAGGCGCTGTCGGCCCCGCTGTTCTGGATCGCCACCAATGCCGGCCTCGACGGTGCCGTCGTCGTCGGCAAGGTGGCCGAGCTGCCCAACGGACAGGGCTTCAACGCCGCCACGCTGACTTATGGCGATCTGTTCGCCGACGGCATCGTGGACCCGGTGAAGGTGACCCGCTCGGCGGTGCTCAACGCCGCATCGGTCGGGCGCATGATCCTGACCACCGAGACGGCTATCGTCGAGAAGCCGGCCGAGGAAGAGGATCACGGGCACGGCCACCACGGCCACGCTCACTAG
- a CDS encoding cupin domain-containing protein — protein sequence MAYLAQPSQQQQLEWLDGGTLAILLDGKATNGQLMVGRFDVSEGEAPPYHKHTREDEVFMLIKGTALLWYDDEEMELSEGGIVFLPKDIPHAYRITSKKADLLMINTPAGIEGMFRYAGRDRATPRPDGFEISPTRMAEGADKFGQIILGPPR from the coding sequence ATGGCGTACCTGGCACAGCCGAGCCAGCAACAGCAGTTGGAATGGCTCGACGGCGGCACGCTGGCGATCTTGCTCGACGGTAAGGCCACGAACGGCCAGTTGATGGTCGGACGCTTCGATGTCAGTGAGGGTGAAGCGCCCCCGTATCACAAGCACACCCGCGAGGACGAGGTCTTCATGCTGATCAAGGGGACCGCGCTGCTGTGGTACGACGACGAGGAGATGGAACTGTCCGAAGGCGGGATCGTCTTTCTGCCCAAGGACATTCCACACGCGTACCGCATCACGTCCAAGAAGGCCGATCTGCTGATGATCAACACTCCCGCGGGAATCGAGGGGATGTTCCGCTACGCCGGCCGCGACAGGGCAACACCGCGCCCGGACGGTTTCGAGATCTCTCCCACTCGGATGGCGGAGGGCGCGGACAAGTTCGGTCAGATCATTCTCGGGCCGCCGCGCTGA
- a CDS encoding carboxylesterase family protein has translation MATQRLDGGGASLLVNEENHLITARGIRYARAERFAVPELTTFGSSTVDATQRGPACPQFPSRLQFVTGAVGEGLAISEHCQVLSVTAPADADRLPVMVWFHGGAYVSGSGESDKYDPDALAAEGRVVVVNVSYRLGVFGYLNLHDQDTQNLGLRDQICALRWVRDNIAAFGGDPARVTVFGQSAGGDSVMSLMLCPDASGLFMRAILQSAPLGLSSGRPAMAEAMLAAATASLSGVPALQADVAQLLDAQLAAARAAQQFGRLGLMPFAPILGFAPLPSAADVDARIADAAARIEILVGYTRADARPFVSMDPRGNRLQQAGPAGPYLAAAFGRIMTRRIFGRPAAQLAEKWNRAGGRSSTFRVDWTPRRAPLGACHCIELPLLLGSRGAWSDAPMLGAQPIDEELARRTRAQWSGFAHEGLAALGPAPLRIG, from the coding sequence GTGGCGACCCAACGGCTCGATGGCGGCGGCGCTTCGCTGCTGGTGAACGAAGAAAACCACCTGATCACGGCCCGCGGTATCCGCTACGCGCGCGCCGAGCGGTTCGCGGTACCGGAGTTGACGACATTCGGGAGCAGTACAGTCGACGCGACCCAGCGCGGTCCGGCGTGCCCCCAGTTCCCCTCGAGGTTGCAGTTCGTCACGGGTGCGGTCGGCGAGGGGCTGGCGATCAGCGAACACTGTCAGGTGCTCAGCGTGACCGCACCGGCCGACGCCGACCGGCTGCCGGTGATGGTGTGGTTCCACGGTGGGGCCTATGTGTCCGGCAGCGGTGAATCCGACAAGTACGACCCCGACGCGCTCGCCGCCGAGGGCCGGGTCGTCGTGGTGAACGTCAGTTACCGGCTGGGCGTCTTCGGCTACCTGAACCTGCACGACCAGGACACCCAGAATCTGGGGTTACGCGACCAGATCTGCGCGCTGCGCTGGGTCCGGGACAATATCGCGGCGTTCGGCGGTGACCCGGCACGGGTGACGGTGTTCGGGCAGTCAGCCGGCGGTGATTCGGTGATGTCGCTGATGTTGTGCCCGGACGCCTCCGGATTGTTCATGCGGGCCATCCTGCAGAGCGCGCCGCTGGGGCTGTCCTCCGGCCGGCCGGCGATGGCGGAGGCGATGCTCGCCGCGGCGACCGCGTCGCTGTCCGGGGTACCCGCCCTGCAAGCCGACGTCGCGCAGCTGCTGGACGCTCAACTGGCCGCCGCGCGGGCCGCCCAGCAGTTCGGCAGGCTGGGACTGATGCCGTTCGCGCCGATCCTCGGGTTCGCGCCGCTGCCGTCCGCCGCCGACGTCGACGCGCGGATCGCCGACGCCGCGGCACGTATCGAGATCCTGGTGGGCTACACCCGTGCCGACGCACGGCCGTTCGTCTCGATGGATCCGCGGGGCAACCGGCTCCAGCAGGCGGGGCCGGCCGGTCCCTACCTCGCCGCGGCATTCGGACGCATCATGACCCGGCGCATCTTCGGGCGCCCGGCAGCTCAACTCGCCGAGAAGTGGAACCGCGCGGGTGGACGGTCCTCGACATTCCGCGTCGACTGGACACCCCGGCGGGCACCGCTGGGAGCGTGTCACTGTATCGAGTTGCCGCTGTTGCTGGGATCCCGCGGAGCCTGGTCGGATGCTCCGATGCTCGGGGCGCAACCCATCGACGAGGAGCTGGCCCGCCGGACACGCGCCCAGTGGAGTGGGTTCGCGCACGAGGGTCTGGCCGCGTTGGGGCCGGCACCGCTGCGCATCGGATGA
- a CDS encoding cutinase family protein, protein MKLTTGSTLLAAGLSLAAVLGPQATAAAAPACPDVEVVFARGTFEAPGVGATGQAFVDALNSRLPGEAVAVDAVNYPASLDFEQAAQGVADASNTLESLAAGCPNTKIVLGGYSQGAAVAGYTTADSVPAGFVLPAGISGPMPASVASHVAAVVLFGTPSPLFLGLADHDAPPIAIGDRYQAKTLELCAPGDPVCSPGISLDRAAHSAYKDNGMALQAADFVVRQLGQPAPSVPSAQQAT, encoded by the coding sequence ATGAAGCTCACCACCGGATCCACACTCCTGGCCGCGGGCCTGTCGCTTGCCGCGGTACTGGGGCCGCAGGCAACCGCCGCGGCGGCCCCCGCCTGTCCGGACGTGGAGGTGGTGTTCGCGCGTGGGACGTTCGAGGCGCCGGGCGTCGGTGCCACCGGCCAGGCCTTCGTCGACGCGCTGAACTCCCGGCTGCCCGGCGAGGCGGTGGCCGTCGATGCGGTGAACTATCCGGCCTCACTGGACTTCGAGCAGGCGGCGCAGGGCGTGGCCGATGCCAGCAACACGCTCGAATCCTTGGCGGCCGGCTGCCCGAACACGAAGATCGTCCTCGGTGGTTACTCGCAAGGCGCTGCGGTGGCCGGCTATACGACGGCGGACAGTGTGCCTGCCGGATTCGTTCTGCCCGCGGGCATTTCCGGCCCCATGCCGGCCTCGGTGGCCTCGCATGTCGCCGCGGTCGTGCTGTTCGGAACGCCGTCACCGCTGTTTCTCGGGCTGGCGGACCATGATGCTCCACCGATCGCGATCGGCGACCGGTATCAAGCCAAGACGTTGGAGTTGTGTGCACCCGGCGATCCCGTGTGCTCGCCGGGGATCAGCCTGGACCGGGCTGCGCACAGCGCCTACAAGGACAACGGAATGGCCCTCCAGGCCGCGGATTTCGTTGTCCGCCAACTCGGTCAGCCGGCACCGTCGGTGCCGTCGGCCCAGCAGGCCACGTAG
- a CDS encoding S1C family serine protease: MTSPEQQPFQPHDPNAPLTQPIPRAYDWRYATQQPVPPFYQAAPARNIAPAGRKRSKAGLLTVGALAVAVAGGGIGATAAWVAHPDSLTPPPAVASPAPHAAASQPAAAAPAGSVEQVAAKVMPSVVKLRIQMGQGEAEGSGVVLTSDGLILTNNHVAAAGADSADGAQPASMNGGEATRTVTFSDGRSVPFSVVGTDPTGDLAVVRAEGVSGLTPIAIGSSKDVKVGEQVVAIGSPLGLQGTVTTGIVSALNRPVAAGDGSGGQASVLDAIQTDAAINPGNSGGALVNMKGELIGLNSAIATLGAGQGGPGGGGGESGSIGLGFAIPSDQAKRIADELVSTGTASHGSLGVQLSTDPTASSGAAIANVADGGPAASAGIPDGAVITKVNDQVIDGPEALVAAVRSKAPGDNVSLTYLDQSGASQTTQVTLGKA; encoded by the coding sequence ATGACAAGCCCTGAGCAGCAACCGTTTCAGCCACACGACCCGAATGCTCCTCTGACCCAACCGATCCCACGCGCCTACGACTGGCGATATGCCACCCAGCAACCCGTGCCGCCGTTCTACCAGGCTGCCCCTGCGCGCAATATCGCTCCTGCGGGCCGCAAGCGTTCCAAGGCCGGACTGCTCACCGTCGGCGCCTTGGCGGTCGCGGTGGCCGGTGGTGGAATCGGTGCGACCGCTGCGTGGGTCGCGCATCCCGACAGCCTCACTCCCCCGCCCGCGGTCGCGTCGCCGGCACCGCACGCGGCGGCGTCCCAGCCGGCCGCCGCGGCGCCTGCCGGATCCGTCGAGCAGGTCGCGGCCAAAGTGATGCCCAGCGTCGTGAAACTGCGGATCCAGATGGGCCAGGGCGAGGCCGAGGGCTCCGGCGTCGTGCTGACCTCCGACGGATTGATCCTCACCAACAATCACGTGGCGGCAGCAGGCGCAGACAGTGCCGACGGCGCTCAGCCCGCATCGATGAACGGGGGCGAAGCCACGCGGACCGTGACCTTCTCCGACGGTCGCTCGGTCCCCTTCAGCGTTGTCGGCACCGATCCGACCGGTGATCTCGCGGTGGTGCGTGCCGAGGGCGTTTCGGGGCTCACCCCGATCGCCATCGGATCGTCCAAAGACGTCAAGGTCGGCGAGCAGGTGGTGGCGATCGGATCACCGCTGGGCCTGCAGGGCACCGTCACCACCGGCATCGTCAGCGCGCTCAACCGCCCGGTGGCGGCCGGCGACGGCTCCGGCGGTCAGGCGTCCGTCCTGGACGCCATCCAGACGGATGCGGCGATCAACCCGGGTAACTCCGGCGGTGCGCTGGTGAACATGAAGGGTGAGCTGATCGGGCTGAACTCCGCGATCGCCACCCTGGGCGCGGGCCAGGGCGGCCCGGGCGGCGGTGGCGGCGAGAGCGGTTCGATCGGGCTGGGCTTCGCCATCCCGTCCGACCAGGCCAAGCGCATTGCCGACGAGCTGGTGTCCACCGGCACCGCCAGCCACGGGTCGCTCGGGGTGCAGCTCAGCACCGATCCGACGGCGAGCAGCGGCGCCGCGATCGCCAATGTCGCCGACGGCGGCCCGGCCGCATCCGCCGGGATCCCGGACGGCGCGGTGATCACCAAGGTCAACGATCAGGTCATCGATGGGCCCGAGGCGCTCGTCGCGGCGGTACGTTCAAAAGCACCGGGCGACAACGTGTCTCTGACCTACCTGGATCAGTCTGGTGCTTCCCAGACCACTCAGGTCACCCTCGGGAAGGCCTAG
- a CDS encoding VOC family protein: MTVEFAQIRVARPTDRLAEVERFYAEYLGLPVLYRFDDHDGYSGVMLGLPGSEYHLEFTTHVAGSPCPAPTADNLLVLYFHGDAQMYAMVERLAAAGCAPVEPENPYWNKVGALTFEDPDRWRVVLVPRRVI, encoded by the coding sequence GTGACTGTCGAATTCGCCCAGATCCGTGTCGCCCGCCCCACCGATCGGCTCGCGGAGGTCGAGCGGTTCTACGCCGAGTACCTGGGCCTGCCTGTCCTCTATCGGTTCGACGACCACGACGGGTACTCCGGAGTCATGCTGGGTCTGCCCGGGTCCGAGTATCACCTGGAGTTCACCACGCACGTCGCGGGAAGCCCGTGTCCGGCGCCCACGGCGGACAACCTCCTGGTGCTGTACTTCCACGGCGACGCGCAGATGTACGCCATGGTCGAACGTCTCGCCGCGGCCGGATGTGCCCCCGTGGAACCGGAGAACCCATACTGGAACAAGGTGGGCGCGTTGACGTTCGAGGACCCCGACCGGTGGCGGGTGGTGCTGGTTCCGCGCCGGGTGATCTGA